One window from the genome of Hippocampus zosterae strain Florida chromosome 7, ASM2543408v3, whole genome shotgun sequence encodes:
- the mto1 gene encoding protein MTO1 homolog, mitochondrial isoform X3, with protein sequence MLRQKFPTLESFLWRVSRRASHLARQQYDVIVVGGGHAGTEAAAAASRVGAQTLLVTQKVHTIGALSCNPSLGGVGKGHLVKEVDALDGVCGRAGDWAGIHFSILNRRKGPAVWGPRAQLDRQRYRQFIQSELLSTPRLTVLEGSVEELLVTESNPEEPGCHRVTGIRLGASLPISAHSVVLTTGTFLSGSLFMGQNTSPGGRIGDAPSSAGMSHTLRERLGLKMGRLRTGTPPRIVKASVDFDQATLHPPDSQPSPFSFLNSHTHCKAEEQLPCYLTYTTPGVDKVVKESLHLNCHIQQDTKGPRYCPSIESRVLRFPGRQHQVWLEPEGLTSDLVYPQGLSMTMPPDMQLQLIREIPALHTAEIHTPGTCDPKHVFKKKKERKSQTCKLRSIFLCVLGYGVQYDFVCPTQLSPALQVKSTQGLFLAGQINGTTGYEEAAAQGLWAGVNAARAALCMPTMALSRTESYIGVLIDDLVTRGVTEPYRMFTSRAEFRTSLRPDNADLRLTLKGFAEVGCVSSRRYQQTVRVRDRLQDALAALRDVSLSATTWRHKLPGVHISEMKAANPTGLEMLQYNDATFEMLVSVFPERLSPYTEFSQRLKIEGAVYRPHCVLQQKEIERIQKEESMSLPQDLDYLSLPVSLSQEVREILDRVRPSTLGAATRLQGVTPAAIVHLFNYVLHSGKKEKSTHRS encoded by the exons ATGTTGAGACAAAAGTTTCCCACCTTGGAGAGCTTCCTATGGCGAGTCTCCAGACGTGCCAGTCACCTTGCCAGACAGCAGTATGACGTGATCGTGGTGGGCGGGGGTCACGCAGGTACCGAGGCTGCTGCTGCGGCATCCCGAGTCGGAGCACAGACACTGCTGGTCACACAGAAAGTTCACACCATCG GTGCGCTGTCGTGCAACCCCTCTCTGGGTGGAGTGGGGAAGGGTCACCTGGTGAAGGAGGTGGACGCTTTGGATGGCGTGTGCGGTCGAGCGGGAGACTGGGCTGGCATCCATTTTTCTATCTTGAATCGCAGGAAGGGTCCCGCTGTGTGGGGACCCCGGGCTCAGTTGGACCGCCAACGCTACCGCCAATTCATTCAg TCCGAGCTGCTGTCCACTCCCAGATTGACGGTGCTGGAGGGATCAGTGGAGGAGCTTCTTGTTACAGAATCTAACCCAGAAGAGCCTGGATGCCACAGAGTCACTGGGATACGTTTAG GTGCAAGCCTCCCAATTTCCGCCCACTCTGTGGTTCTTACCACGGGTACTTTCCTGTCCGGCTCCCTCTTCATGGGTCAGAACACATCCCCGGGGGGACGGATCGGAGATGCACCGTCCAGCGCCGGAATGTCCCACACGTTGAGGGAGCGCCTGGGGTTGAAGATGGGTCGACTCAGGACGGGCACCCCTCCTAGAATAGTCAAGGCTTCGGTGGATTTTGACCAGGCTACGCTACACCCGCCCGACAGTCAACCGAGTCCTTTCAGCTTCCTCAATAGCCACACTCACTGCAAG GCCGAGGAGCAGCTGCCGTGCTACTTGACCTATACCACTCCCGGTGTGGATAAAGTGGTGAAAGAGAGTCTTCATCTCAATTGTCACATACAGCAGGACACAAAGGGCCCCAG GTACTGCCCTTCAATTGAGTCCCGAGTACTTCGCTTCCCGGGGAGGCAACATCAGGTCTGGTTGGAGCCCGAGGGGCTGACTTCTGACCTGGTGTACCCGCAGGGTCTCTCCATGACAATGCCCCCCGACATGCAGCTGCAACTCATCAGAGAGATCCCGGCCCTGCACACGGCTGAAATCCACACACCCGGTACGTGCGACCCtaagcatgtttttaaaaaaaagaaagaaaggaaaagtcaAACATGTAAATTGAGGTCTATTTTTCTTTGCGTGTTAGGCTACGGCGTGCAGTATGACTTTGTGTGCCCGACTCAGCTGAGCCCTGCGCTGCAAGTGAAAAGCACCCAAGGTCTTTTCCTGGCCGGGCAGATTAACGGGACCACGGGGTACGAGGAGGCAGCTGCGCAG GGCTTGTGGGCGGGGGTCAACGCAGCCCGCGCGGCACTCTGCATGCCCACAATGGCGCTGTCTCGTACCGAGAGCTACATCGGCGTTCTGATTGATGACCTCGTGACACGAGGCGTGACGGAACCTTACCgcatgttcaccagtcgggcggaGTTTCGAACGTCACTCAGGCCGGACAATGCGGATCTGCGACTCACCCTCAAAG gCTTTGCGGAGGTGGGGTGCGTGTCCTCCCGCCGCTACCAGCAGACCGTAAGAGTGAGAGACCGTCTCCAGGATGCGCTTGCAGCTCTTCGGGATGTCTCTCTGTCCGCCACAACATGGAGACACAAATTGCCTGGCGTGCACATCAGCGAGATGAAGGCCGCCAATCCGAC TGGCTTGGAGATGCTTCAGTACAACGACGCCACCTTTGAAATGTTGGTCTCGGTTTTCCCGGAACGCCTTTCACCCTACACGGAATTCTCGCAACGGCTGAAGATAGAAGGTG CTGTGTACAGGCCTCACTGCGTCCTCCAGCAGAAGGAGATTGAGAGAATTCAAAAAGAGGAGAGCATGTCTCTCCCACAGGATTTGGACTATTTGTCCCTACCAGTCTCTCTGTCACAAGAGGTCCGGGAAATTTTGGACAGAGTTCGGCCCAGCACG CTTGGTGCTGCTACGCGTTTGCAAGGAGTAACGCCAGCTGCAATTGTCCATCTTTTCAACTATGTCCTTCATTCGGGGAAGAAGGAGAAAAGTACGCACAGGAGCTAA
- the mto1 gene encoding protein MTO1 homolog, mitochondrial isoform X1, with translation MIFRGCHNRNLTMHSFLLASSMLRQKFPTLESFLWRVSRRASHLARQQYDVIVVGGGHAGTEAAAAASRVGAQTLLVTQKVHTIGALSCNPSLGGVGKGHLVKEVDALDGVCGRAGDWAGIHFSILNRRKGPAVWGPRAQLDRQRYRQFIQSELLSTPRLTVLEGSVEELLVTESNPEEPGCHRVTGIRLGASLPISAHSVVLTTGTFLSGSLFMGQNTSPGGRIGDAPSSAGMSHTLRERLGLKMGRLRTGTPPRIVKASVDFDQATLHPPDSQPSPFSFLNSHTHCKAEEQLPCYLTYTTPGVDKVVKESLHLNCHIQQDTKGPRYCPSIESRVLRFPGRQHQVWLEPEGLTSDLVYPQGLSMTMPPDMQLQLIREIPALHTAEIHTPGTCDPKHVFKKKKERKSQTCKLRSIFLCVLGYGVQYDFVCPTQLSPALQVKSTQGLFLAGQINGTTGYEEAAAQGLWAGVNAARAALCMPTMALSRTESYIGVLIDDLVTRGVTEPYRMFTSRAEFRTSLRPDNADLRLTLKGFAEVGCVSSRRYQQTVRVRDRLQDALAALRDVSLSATTWRHKLPGVHISEMKAANPTGLEMLQYNDATFEMLVSVFPERLSPYTEFSQRLKIEGAVYRPHCVLQQKEIERIQKEESMSLPQDLDYLSLPVSLSQEVREILDRVRPSTLGAATRLQGVTPAAIVHLFNYVLHSGKKEKSTHRS, from the exons ATGATTTTTAGGGGTTGTCATAACCGCAATCTGACAATGCATTCGTTCTT GTTAGCATCGTCCATGTTGAGACAAAAGTTTCCCACCTTGGAGAGCTTCCTATGGCGAGTCTCCAGACGTGCCAGTCACCTTGCCAGACAGCAGTATGACGTGATCGTGGTGGGCGGGGGTCACGCAGGTACCGAGGCTGCTGCTGCGGCATCCCGAGTCGGAGCACAGACACTGCTGGTCACACAGAAAGTTCACACCATCG GTGCGCTGTCGTGCAACCCCTCTCTGGGTGGAGTGGGGAAGGGTCACCTGGTGAAGGAGGTGGACGCTTTGGATGGCGTGTGCGGTCGAGCGGGAGACTGGGCTGGCATCCATTTTTCTATCTTGAATCGCAGGAAGGGTCCCGCTGTGTGGGGACCCCGGGCTCAGTTGGACCGCCAACGCTACCGCCAATTCATTCAg TCCGAGCTGCTGTCCACTCCCAGATTGACGGTGCTGGAGGGATCAGTGGAGGAGCTTCTTGTTACAGAATCTAACCCAGAAGAGCCTGGATGCCACAGAGTCACTGGGATACGTTTAG GTGCAAGCCTCCCAATTTCCGCCCACTCTGTGGTTCTTACCACGGGTACTTTCCTGTCCGGCTCCCTCTTCATGGGTCAGAACACATCCCCGGGGGGACGGATCGGAGATGCACCGTCCAGCGCCGGAATGTCCCACACGTTGAGGGAGCGCCTGGGGTTGAAGATGGGTCGACTCAGGACGGGCACCCCTCCTAGAATAGTCAAGGCTTCGGTGGATTTTGACCAGGCTACGCTACACCCGCCCGACAGTCAACCGAGTCCTTTCAGCTTCCTCAATAGCCACACTCACTGCAAG GCCGAGGAGCAGCTGCCGTGCTACTTGACCTATACCACTCCCGGTGTGGATAAAGTGGTGAAAGAGAGTCTTCATCTCAATTGTCACATACAGCAGGACACAAAGGGCCCCAG GTACTGCCCTTCAATTGAGTCCCGAGTACTTCGCTTCCCGGGGAGGCAACATCAGGTCTGGTTGGAGCCCGAGGGGCTGACTTCTGACCTGGTGTACCCGCAGGGTCTCTCCATGACAATGCCCCCCGACATGCAGCTGCAACTCATCAGAGAGATCCCGGCCCTGCACACGGCTGAAATCCACACACCCGGTACGTGCGACCCtaagcatgtttttaaaaaaaagaaagaaaggaaaagtcaAACATGTAAATTGAGGTCTATTTTTCTTTGCGTGTTAGGCTACGGCGTGCAGTATGACTTTGTGTGCCCGACTCAGCTGAGCCCTGCGCTGCAAGTGAAAAGCACCCAAGGTCTTTTCCTGGCCGGGCAGATTAACGGGACCACGGGGTACGAGGAGGCAGCTGCGCAG GGCTTGTGGGCGGGGGTCAACGCAGCCCGCGCGGCACTCTGCATGCCCACAATGGCGCTGTCTCGTACCGAGAGCTACATCGGCGTTCTGATTGATGACCTCGTGACACGAGGCGTGACGGAACCTTACCgcatgttcaccagtcgggcggaGTTTCGAACGTCACTCAGGCCGGACAATGCGGATCTGCGACTCACCCTCAAAG gCTTTGCGGAGGTGGGGTGCGTGTCCTCCCGCCGCTACCAGCAGACCGTAAGAGTGAGAGACCGTCTCCAGGATGCGCTTGCAGCTCTTCGGGATGTCTCTCTGTCCGCCACAACATGGAGACACAAATTGCCTGGCGTGCACATCAGCGAGATGAAGGCCGCCAATCCGAC TGGCTTGGAGATGCTTCAGTACAACGACGCCACCTTTGAAATGTTGGTCTCGGTTTTCCCGGAACGCCTTTCACCCTACACGGAATTCTCGCAACGGCTGAAGATAGAAGGTG CTGTGTACAGGCCTCACTGCGTCCTCCAGCAGAAGGAGATTGAGAGAATTCAAAAAGAGGAGAGCATGTCTCTCCCACAGGATTTGGACTATTTGTCCCTACCAGTCTCTCTGTCACAAGAGGTCCGGGAAATTTTGGACAGAGTTCGGCCCAGCACG CTTGGTGCTGCTACGCGTTTGCAAGGAGTAACGCCAGCTGCAATTGTCCATCTTTTCAACTATGTCCTTCATTCGGGGAAGAAGGAGAAAAGTACGCACAGGAGCTAA
- the mto1 gene encoding protein MTO1 homolog, mitochondrial isoform X2: MIFRGCHNRNLTMHSFLLASSMLRQKFPTLESFLWRVSRRASHLARQQYDVIVVGGGHAGTEAAAAASRVGAQTLLVTQKVHTIGALSCNPSLGGVGKGHLVKEVDALDGVCGRAGDWAGIHFSILNRRKGPAVWGPRAQLDRQRYRQFIQSELLSTPRLTVLEGSVEELLVTESNPEEPGCHRVTGIRLGASLPISAHSVVLTTGTFLSGSLFMGQNTSPGGRIGDAPSSAGMSHTLRERLGLKMGRLRTGTPPRIVKASVDFDQATLHPPDSQPSPFSFLNSHTHCKAEEQLPCYLTYTTPGVDKVVKESLHLNCHIQQDTKGPRYCPSIESRVLRFPGRQHQVWLEPEGLTSDLVYPQGLSMTMPPDMQLQLIREIPALHTAEIHTPGTCDPKHVFKKKKERKSQTCKLRSIFLCVLGYGVQYDFVCPTQLSPALQVKSTQGLFLAGQINGTTGYEEAAAQGLWAGVNAARAALCMPTMALSRTESYIGVLIDDLVTRGVTEPYRMFTSRAEFRTSLRPDNADLRLTLKGFAEVGCVSSRRYQQTVRVRDRLQDALAALRDVSLSATTWRHKLPGVHISEMKAANPTGLEMLQYNDATFEMLVSVFPERLSPYTEFSQRLKIEAVYRPHCVLQQKEIERIQKEESMSLPQDLDYLSLPVSLSQEVREILDRVRPSTLGAATRLQGVTPAAIVHLFNYVLHSGKKEKSTHRS, translated from the exons ATGATTTTTAGGGGTTGTCATAACCGCAATCTGACAATGCATTCGTTCTT GTTAGCATCGTCCATGTTGAGACAAAAGTTTCCCACCTTGGAGAGCTTCCTATGGCGAGTCTCCAGACGTGCCAGTCACCTTGCCAGACAGCAGTATGACGTGATCGTGGTGGGCGGGGGTCACGCAGGTACCGAGGCTGCTGCTGCGGCATCCCGAGTCGGAGCACAGACACTGCTGGTCACACAGAAAGTTCACACCATCG GTGCGCTGTCGTGCAACCCCTCTCTGGGTGGAGTGGGGAAGGGTCACCTGGTGAAGGAGGTGGACGCTTTGGATGGCGTGTGCGGTCGAGCGGGAGACTGGGCTGGCATCCATTTTTCTATCTTGAATCGCAGGAAGGGTCCCGCTGTGTGGGGACCCCGGGCTCAGTTGGACCGCCAACGCTACCGCCAATTCATTCAg TCCGAGCTGCTGTCCACTCCCAGATTGACGGTGCTGGAGGGATCAGTGGAGGAGCTTCTTGTTACAGAATCTAACCCAGAAGAGCCTGGATGCCACAGAGTCACTGGGATACGTTTAG GTGCAAGCCTCCCAATTTCCGCCCACTCTGTGGTTCTTACCACGGGTACTTTCCTGTCCGGCTCCCTCTTCATGGGTCAGAACACATCCCCGGGGGGACGGATCGGAGATGCACCGTCCAGCGCCGGAATGTCCCACACGTTGAGGGAGCGCCTGGGGTTGAAGATGGGTCGACTCAGGACGGGCACCCCTCCTAGAATAGTCAAGGCTTCGGTGGATTTTGACCAGGCTACGCTACACCCGCCCGACAGTCAACCGAGTCCTTTCAGCTTCCTCAATAGCCACACTCACTGCAAG GCCGAGGAGCAGCTGCCGTGCTACTTGACCTATACCACTCCCGGTGTGGATAAAGTGGTGAAAGAGAGTCTTCATCTCAATTGTCACATACAGCAGGACACAAAGGGCCCCAG GTACTGCCCTTCAATTGAGTCCCGAGTACTTCGCTTCCCGGGGAGGCAACATCAGGTCTGGTTGGAGCCCGAGGGGCTGACTTCTGACCTGGTGTACCCGCAGGGTCTCTCCATGACAATGCCCCCCGACATGCAGCTGCAACTCATCAGAGAGATCCCGGCCCTGCACACGGCTGAAATCCACACACCCGGTACGTGCGACCCtaagcatgtttttaaaaaaaagaaagaaaggaaaagtcaAACATGTAAATTGAGGTCTATTTTTCTTTGCGTGTTAGGCTACGGCGTGCAGTATGACTTTGTGTGCCCGACTCAGCTGAGCCCTGCGCTGCAAGTGAAAAGCACCCAAGGTCTTTTCCTGGCCGGGCAGATTAACGGGACCACGGGGTACGAGGAGGCAGCTGCGCAG GGCTTGTGGGCGGGGGTCAACGCAGCCCGCGCGGCACTCTGCATGCCCACAATGGCGCTGTCTCGTACCGAGAGCTACATCGGCGTTCTGATTGATGACCTCGTGACACGAGGCGTGACGGAACCTTACCgcatgttcaccagtcgggcggaGTTTCGAACGTCACTCAGGCCGGACAATGCGGATCTGCGACTCACCCTCAAAG gCTTTGCGGAGGTGGGGTGCGTGTCCTCCCGCCGCTACCAGCAGACCGTAAGAGTGAGAGACCGTCTCCAGGATGCGCTTGCAGCTCTTCGGGATGTCTCTCTGTCCGCCACAACATGGAGACACAAATTGCCTGGCGTGCACATCAGCGAGATGAAGGCCGCCAATCCGAC TGGCTTGGAGATGCTTCAGTACAACGACGCCACCTTTGAAATGTTGGTCTCGGTTTTCCCGGAACGCCTTTCACCCTACACGGAATTCTCGCAACGGCTGAAGATAGAAG CTGTGTACAGGCCTCACTGCGTCCTCCAGCAGAAGGAGATTGAGAGAATTCAAAAAGAGGAGAGCATGTCTCTCCCACAGGATTTGGACTATTTGTCCCTACCAGTCTCTCTGTCACAAGAGGTCCGGGAAATTTTGGACAGAGTTCGGCCCAGCACG CTTGGTGCTGCTACGCGTTTGCAAGGAGTAACGCCAGCTGCAATTGTCCATCTTTTCAACTATGTCCTTCATTCGGGGAAGAAGGAGAAAAGTACGCACAGGAGCTAA
- the mto1 gene encoding protein MTO1 homolog, mitochondrial isoform X6 produces the protein MIFRGCHNRNLTMHSFLLASSMLRQKFPTLESFLWRVSRRASHLARQQYDVIVVGGGHAGTEAAAAASRVGAQTLLVTQKVHTIGALSCNPSLGGVGKGHLVKEVDALDGVCGRAGDWAGIHFSILNRRKGPAVWGPRAQLDRQRYRQFIQSELLSTPRLTVLEGSVEELLVTESNPEEPGCHRVTGIRLGASLPISAHSVVLTTGTFLSGSLFMGQNTSPGGRIGDAPSSAGMSHTLRERLGLKMGRLRTGTPPRIVKASVDFDQATLHPPDSQPSPFSFLNSHTHCKAEEQLPCYLTYTTPGVDKVVKESLHLNCHIQQDTKGPRYCPSIESRVLRFPGRQHQVWLEPEGLTSDLVYPQGLSMTMPPDMQLQLIREIPALHTAEIHTPGYGVQYDFVCPTQLSPALQVKSTQGLFLAGQINGTTGYEEAAAQGLWAGVNAARAALCMPTMALSRTESYIGVLIDDLVTRGVTEPYRMFTSRAEFRTSLRPDNADLRLTLKGFAEVGCVSSRRYQQTVRVRDRLQDALAALRDVSLSATTWRHKLPGVHISEMKAANPTGLEMLQYNDATFEMLVSVFPERLSPYTEFSQRLKIEGAVYRPHCVLQQKEIERIQKEESMSLPQDLDYLSLPVSLSQEVREILDRVRPSTLGAATRLQGVTPAAIVHLFNYVLHSGKKEKSTHRS, from the exons ATGATTTTTAGGGGTTGTCATAACCGCAATCTGACAATGCATTCGTTCTT GTTAGCATCGTCCATGTTGAGACAAAAGTTTCCCACCTTGGAGAGCTTCCTATGGCGAGTCTCCAGACGTGCCAGTCACCTTGCCAGACAGCAGTATGACGTGATCGTGGTGGGCGGGGGTCACGCAGGTACCGAGGCTGCTGCTGCGGCATCCCGAGTCGGAGCACAGACACTGCTGGTCACACAGAAAGTTCACACCATCG GTGCGCTGTCGTGCAACCCCTCTCTGGGTGGAGTGGGGAAGGGTCACCTGGTGAAGGAGGTGGACGCTTTGGATGGCGTGTGCGGTCGAGCGGGAGACTGGGCTGGCATCCATTTTTCTATCTTGAATCGCAGGAAGGGTCCCGCTGTGTGGGGACCCCGGGCTCAGTTGGACCGCCAACGCTACCGCCAATTCATTCAg TCCGAGCTGCTGTCCACTCCCAGATTGACGGTGCTGGAGGGATCAGTGGAGGAGCTTCTTGTTACAGAATCTAACCCAGAAGAGCCTGGATGCCACAGAGTCACTGGGATACGTTTAG GTGCAAGCCTCCCAATTTCCGCCCACTCTGTGGTTCTTACCACGGGTACTTTCCTGTCCGGCTCCCTCTTCATGGGTCAGAACACATCCCCGGGGGGACGGATCGGAGATGCACCGTCCAGCGCCGGAATGTCCCACACGTTGAGGGAGCGCCTGGGGTTGAAGATGGGTCGACTCAGGACGGGCACCCCTCCTAGAATAGTCAAGGCTTCGGTGGATTTTGACCAGGCTACGCTACACCCGCCCGACAGTCAACCGAGTCCTTTCAGCTTCCTCAATAGCCACACTCACTGCAAG GCCGAGGAGCAGCTGCCGTGCTACTTGACCTATACCACTCCCGGTGTGGATAAAGTGGTGAAAGAGAGTCTTCATCTCAATTGTCACATACAGCAGGACACAAAGGGCCCCAG GTACTGCCCTTCAATTGAGTCCCGAGTACTTCGCTTCCCGGGGAGGCAACATCAGGTCTGGTTGGAGCCCGAGGGGCTGACTTCTGACCTGGTGTACCCGCAGGGTCTCTCCATGACAATGCCCCCCGACATGCAGCTGCAACTCATCAGAGAGATCCCGGCCCTGCACACGGCTGAAATCCACACACCCG GCTACGGCGTGCAGTATGACTTTGTGTGCCCGACTCAGCTGAGCCCTGCGCTGCAAGTGAAAAGCACCCAAGGTCTTTTCCTGGCCGGGCAGATTAACGGGACCACGGGGTACGAGGAGGCAGCTGCGCAG GGCTTGTGGGCGGGGGTCAACGCAGCCCGCGCGGCACTCTGCATGCCCACAATGGCGCTGTCTCGTACCGAGAGCTACATCGGCGTTCTGATTGATGACCTCGTGACACGAGGCGTGACGGAACCTTACCgcatgttcaccagtcgggcggaGTTTCGAACGTCACTCAGGCCGGACAATGCGGATCTGCGACTCACCCTCAAAG gCTTTGCGGAGGTGGGGTGCGTGTCCTCCCGCCGCTACCAGCAGACCGTAAGAGTGAGAGACCGTCTCCAGGATGCGCTTGCAGCTCTTCGGGATGTCTCTCTGTCCGCCACAACATGGAGACACAAATTGCCTGGCGTGCACATCAGCGAGATGAAGGCCGCCAATCCGAC TGGCTTGGAGATGCTTCAGTACAACGACGCCACCTTTGAAATGTTGGTCTCGGTTTTCCCGGAACGCCTTTCACCCTACACGGAATTCTCGCAACGGCTGAAGATAGAAGGTG CTGTGTACAGGCCTCACTGCGTCCTCCAGCAGAAGGAGATTGAGAGAATTCAAAAAGAGGAGAGCATGTCTCTCCCACAGGATTTGGACTATTTGTCCCTACCAGTCTCTCTGTCACAAGAGGTCCGGGAAATTTTGGACAGAGTTCGGCCCAGCACG CTTGGTGCTGCTACGCGTTTGCAAGGAGTAACGCCAGCTGCAATTGTCCATCTTTTCAACTATGTCCTTCATTCGGGGAAGAAGGAGAAAAGTACGCACAGGAGCTAA
- the mto1 gene encoding protein MTO1 homolog, mitochondrial isoform X4 — MIFRGCHNRNLTMHSFLLASSMLRQKFPTLESFLWRVSRRASHLARQQYDVIVVGGGHAGTEAAAAASRVGAQTLLVTQKVHTIGALSCNPSLGGVGKGHLVKEVDALDGVCGRAGDWAGIHFSILNRRKGPAVWGPRAQLDRQRYRQFIQSELLSTPRLTVLEGSVEELLVTESNPEEPGCHRVTGIRLAGASLPISAHSVVLTTGTFLSGSLFMGQNTSPGGRIGDAPSSAGMSHTLRERLGLKMGRLRTGTPPRIVKASVDFDQATLHPPDSQPSPFSFLNSHTHCKAEEQLPCYLTYTTPGVDKVVKESLHLNCHIQQDTKGPRYCPSIESRVLRFPGRQHQVWLEPEGLTSDLVYPQGLSMTMPPDMQLQLIREIPALHTAEIHTPGYGVQYDFVCPTQLSPALQVKSTQGLFLAGQINGTTGYEEAAAQGLWAGVNAARAALCMPTMALSRTESYIGVLIDDLVTRGVTEPYRMFTSRAEFRTSLRPDNADLRLTLKGFAEVGCVSSRRYQQTVRVRDRLQDALAALRDVSLSATTWRHKLPGVHISEMKAANPTGLEMLQYNDATFEMLVSVFPERLSPYTEFSQRLKIEGAVYRPHCVLQQKEIERIQKEESMSLPQDLDYLSLPVSLSQEVREILDRVRPSTLGAATRLQGVTPAAIVHLFNYVLHSGKKEKSTHRS; from the exons ATGATTTTTAGGGGTTGTCATAACCGCAATCTGACAATGCATTCGTTCTT GTTAGCATCGTCCATGTTGAGACAAAAGTTTCCCACCTTGGAGAGCTTCCTATGGCGAGTCTCCAGACGTGCCAGTCACCTTGCCAGACAGCAGTATGACGTGATCGTGGTGGGCGGGGGTCACGCAGGTACCGAGGCTGCTGCTGCGGCATCCCGAGTCGGAGCACAGACACTGCTGGTCACACAGAAAGTTCACACCATCG GTGCGCTGTCGTGCAACCCCTCTCTGGGTGGAGTGGGGAAGGGTCACCTGGTGAAGGAGGTGGACGCTTTGGATGGCGTGTGCGGTCGAGCGGGAGACTGGGCTGGCATCCATTTTTCTATCTTGAATCGCAGGAAGGGTCCCGCTGTGTGGGGACCCCGGGCTCAGTTGGACCGCCAACGCTACCGCCAATTCATTCAg TCCGAGCTGCTGTCCACTCCCAGATTGACGGTGCTGGAGGGATCAGTGGAGGAGCTTCTTGTTACAGAATCTAACCCAGAAGAGCCTGGATGCCACAGAGTCACTGGGATACGTTTAG CAGGTGCAAGCCTCCCAATTTCCGCCCACTCTGTGGTTCTTACCACGGGTACTTTCCTGTCCGGCTCCCTCTTCATGGGTCAGAACACATCCCCGGGGGGACGGATCGGAGATGCACCGTCCAGCGCCGGAATGTCCCACACGTTGAGGGAGCGCCTGGGGTTGAAGATGGGTCGACTCAGGACGGGCACCCCTCCTAGAATAGTCAAGGCTTCGGTGGATTTTGACCAGGCTACGCTACACCCGCCCGACAGTCAACCGAGTCCTTTCAGCTTCCTCAATAGCCACACTCACTGCAAG GCCGAGGAGCAGCTGCCGTGCTACTTGACCTATACCACTCCCGGTGTGGATAAAGTGGTGAAAGAGAGTCTTCATCTCAATTGTCACATACAGCAGGACACAAAGGGCCCCAG GTACTGCCCTTCAATTGAGTCCCGAGTACTTCGCTTCCCGGGGAGGCAACATCAGGTCTGGTTGGAGCCCGAGGGGCTGACTTCTGACCTGGTGTACCCGCAGGGTCTCTCCATGACAATGCCCCCCGACATGCAGCTGCAACTCATCAGAGAGATCCCGGCCCTGCACACGGCTGAAATCCACACACCCG GCTACGGCGTGCAGTATGACTTTGTGTGCCCGACTCAGCTGAGCCCTGCGCTGCAAGTGAAAAGCACCCAAGGTCTTTTCCTGGCCGGGCAGATTAACGGGACCACGGGGTACGAGGAGGCAGCTGCGCAG GGCTTGTGGGCGGGGGTCAACGCAGCCCGCGCGGCACTCTGCATGCCCACAATGGCGCTGTCTCGTACCGAGAGCTACATCGGCGTTCTGATTGATGACCTCGTGACACGAGGCGTGACGGAACCTTACCgcatgttcaccagtcgggcggaGTTTCGAACGTCACTCAGGCCGGACAATGCGGATCTGCGACTCACCCTCAAAG gCTTTGCGGAGGTGGGGTGCGTGTCCTCCCGCCGCTACCAGCAGACCGTAAGAGTGAGAGACCGTCTCCAGGATGCGCTTGCAGCTCTTCGGGATGTCTCTCTGTCCGCCACAACATGGAGACACAAATTGCCTGGCGTGCACATCAGCGAGATGAAGGCCGCCAATCCGAC TGGCTTGGAGATGCTTCAGTACAACGACGCCACCTTTGAAATGTTGGTCTCGGTTTTCCCGGAACGCCTTTCACCCTACACGGAATTCTCGCAACGGCTGAAGATAGAAGGTG CTGTGTACAGGCCTCACTGCGTCCTCCAGCAGAAGGAGATTGAGAGAATTCAAAAAGAGGAGAGCATGTCTCTCCCACAGGATTTGGACTATTTGTCCCTACCAGTCTCTCTGTCACAAGAGGTCCGGGAAATTTTGGACAGAGTTCGGCCCAGCACG CTTGGTGCTGCTACGCGTTTGCAAGGAGTAACGCCAGCTGCAATTGTCCATCTTTTCAACTATGTCCTTCATTCGGGGAAGAAGGAGAAAAGTACGCACAGGAGCTAA